The Megalobrama amblycephala isolate DHTTF-2021 linkage group LG13, ASM1881202v1, whole genome shotgun sequence genome contains a region encoding:
- the LOC125244093 gene encoding uncharacterized protein LOC125244093, producing the protein MARYSGEQALQMVLDSEEEFTFSSEEEHDSDDERLYFEERLDPAEDTVSDKNVDPSLSHSPAILTKRARSNTGDNEKENVDPSLSHSPAIPTKRAPSNTGGNEKDYSPNESAPKPFAKKAKKNIQTSNRHSALSWKTDNDTDMVPQTLRFLPAREPGPQLRPADEHTPKSLFKMFKMQGIMPPLVVGTACFAKYSLVKGKTHLGNARHVTFTCVFS; encoded by the exons ATGGCACGCTACTCAGGTGAGCAGGCTCTTCAGATGGTCCTGGACAGTGAGGAAGAGTTCACTTTTTCCTCGGAAGAAGAACACGACTCTGACGATGAACGTCTGTATTTTGAAGAGCGACTTGATCCAGCTGAAGATACAGTTTCTGATAA aaatgtgGATCCATCACTCTCGCATTCACCTGCAATTCTCACTAAGAGGGCACGCAGCAACACAGGCGATAATGAGAAAGA gaatGTGGATCCATCACTCTCGCATTCACCTGCAATTCCCACTAAGAGGGCACCCAGCAACACAGGCGGAAATGAGaaaga ctaTAGCCCTAATGAGAGTGCTCCAAAACCCTTTGCAAAAAAGGCCAAGAAAAACATTCAGACAAGCAACAGGCATTCAGCTCTGTCATGGAAAACAGATAATGACACTGACATGGTTCCACAGACTCTGAGATTCCTACCTGCACGGGAACCTGGACCACAGCTGCGTCCTGCTGATGAACACACTCCTAAGAGtctcttcaaaatgttcaaaatgcaaGGAATAATGCCACCGCTGGTCGTCGGAACTGCATGCTTTGCAAAGTACAGCTTGGTAAAAGGCAAGACACACCTTGGAAATGCCAGGCATGTGACATTTACttgtgtcttcagttga